In the genome of Caballeronia sp. NK8, the window GCGAGCGCAAGCGTCGACACGACTTCGAAGTAGACGATCGAGCGCCAGCCGACGCGTCCCGCGCTCTTCACGTCTCCCGCCGACGCGATGCCGTGCACGATCGTGAGGAACACGAGCGGCGCGACGCCGGCCTTGATGAGCGCGAGAAAGATATCGCCGAGGACTTTCAGCTGCGCGCCGAACTTCGGAAAGACGAGACCGACCGCAATGCCGATCACGAGCGACAAAAGCACCTGCATGCCGAGCTTGCGATACCACGGCAGCTTCTTCGGCGGTGCGACGGTCGCGTCGTCGTGTGATGCGTGTTCGTTATGCATCGCATGCTCCTCCATGATTTTCTGTAATCAGATTTCGCTCGACAGCGCGATGGCCCGATCGACCATCTGCGGCGCGAGGCCGAGATAGTTCGCGGGGTCGGTCATGCGGTCGATCGCGGCGCGGTCGAAGTGTTTCGTCACTTCGGGCAATGCGGCGAGTGCTTCGGCGAGCGTGCCGCCGTGTTCGTTCACGGTGCGGCACGCGTCGTACACGATGTCATGTGCCTGCTGACGCCCGGTGTAAGGCGCCATGCCCATCATCACCGCTTCCGCGACGATCAGGCCGCGACTGATGCCGAGGTTGTGCTTCATGCGCGCTTCATCGACGATCAGGCCGCCGAGCGCGAACTTCGCCTGATGCAGCGCGCCCGACGTGAGAATGAAGCTCTCCGGAATCGCGATCCATTCGGCATGCCACGGGCCGGTGGCGCGCTCGAAGTCCTGGATCATCGCGTCGACCATCAGGCCCGCGTGCTGGCGCACCGCTTTAGCTGCGGCAAGCATGAGTTCGCTCGAAATCGGATTGCGTTTTTGCGGCATGGTGCTGCTCGCGCCGCGGCCCTTCACGAACGGCTCGTACACTTCCGCGAATTCGGTGGACGCCATGATCATGATGTCGATGGCGATCTTGCCGAGCGAACCCGTGACGAGCGCGAGCAGGTTGACCGCTTCGGCGAAGCCGTCGCGCGCGACGTGCCATGTGGTCGCCGGCACGCCGAGCTTCAGTTCTTCGGCGAGCGCCTTCTGCACCGCGAAACCCGTCTCGCCGAGCGATGCCAGCGTGCCCGCCGCGCCCCCGAACTCGACGACGGCCACGCGTTCACGCATCTGCGCGATACGTTCCTGATGACGATCGAACATCGCGAGCCAGATCGCGACCTTGTAGCCGAAGGTGACGGGCAGCGCCTGCTGCAAGTGCGTGCGGCCGGCCATCGGCGTGTCGCGATGCTTCTTCGCGAGGTTCGCGAGAATCGCGCGCAGTTCGCGGATATCGCCATCGATCGAATCAAGCGCATTGCGCACCTGCAGCGCGACGGCTGTATCCATGATGTCCTGAGTCGTCGCGCCCCAGTGAACATAGCGTCCGGCGTCGCCGCACATCTTCACCATCTGATGCACGAGCGGCAGGATCGGATAGCCGACGATATCGGTTTCCTCGCGCATGTGATCGAAGTCGATGCGCTCGATCTTCGATTCACGCGCGATCACCTCGGCGGCTTCGGCGGGAATGACGCCGGCGCGCGCCTCGGCCTTCGCGAGCGCCACTTCGACGTCGAGATAACGCTGCACCAGCGCGTGATCCGCGAACAACGCGCGCATTTTCGCGGTGCCGAAGGCGTCGCGGAACAGCACGGAATCGAACACGGTGCTGGCCAGGGGGGGCACGGAACTCGTCATGAAGACCTCTCGGGGATACGGAATGTCGATGAAAGAGGACACGTAATATGTCCGGACATATGCAGATTAATATGTTCGAACATATCGGGCAAGCTATGATTTACCCTGACCACCGCAAATCACCACCATCGCAGCAATGAACAGACCGCATTTCGCCGAGATCGCGCGAGAACTGACCGAGGGAATCGCATCGGGACGCTTTCCTGTCGGCTCCTATCTGCCGACCGAACTGGAGCTGCGTGACCACTACCAGACGAGCCGGCACACCGTGCGCGCCGCGCTGCACGAGTTGCAGCAAATGGGGCTCGTGTCGCGGCGCAAGAACGCCGGCACGCGCGTCGAGTCGATGCAGCCACGCAATGACTTTCGGCCCTCGCTCGCGTCCGTCGACGATCTCGTGCAGTTCGGCTCGGAGCATTTGCGCCTCGTGCAGTCGACGCAGCAGATCGAGGCGACGGCTAAGCTCGCGAAGACCTTGCGCTGCGCGCAGGGCGCGCCGTGGCTGCGCGTGTCGAGTCTGCGGATCGATGGCGACAAGGACAGCCCGCCCGTCGGCTGGACCGACGTGTATATCGATCCGGAATACGAGGACATCGCGCAAGCCGCGAAGGAGAATCCGGATACGCTCATCAGCTCGCTGATCGAGACACGCTATGGCCGCAGCATCGACGAGATTCAGCAGGATGTGCGGGCCATTACGGTGACCGCCGAAATGGCGAAGCGCCTGCGCGTGGACGCGGGCACGGCGGCGCTGGAAATCGTGCGCCGCTATCTCGATGCGACCGGCGCGACCTTCGAAGTGTCGGTCACCGTGCATCCGGCCGAACGGTTTTCGGTGTCGATGCGCCTCAAGCGGTCTCAAGGCTGAGCGTGCCATGTGGGCGCACCCGGAGCGGACGCGAATAGCACGATCGTGCTGAGTTGCATCGAACAGAACGGACCGGGGCATTGAGCGGGCATCGATGACACCGCGTCATCGATCCCATAACCGGCAAGCCATTTTTCCCGAAGCGTCCGCGCCTTAACATGCGATCCATCGAAGTCAAACGGATTGCATAAGGAGCCGGACCATGTACGTCATCACTGGAATCACTGGACAAGTCGGCGGCGCGCTCGCGAATGCGCTGCTGGAAGCGGGCAAGCCCGTGCGCGCCGTCGTGCGCGATGAGCAAAAGGGCGCGGCGTGGTCGGCGCGGGGGTGCGATGTCGCCCTCGCCGACATGACCGATGCCGACTCGCTCGCGCATGCCTTCGAAGGCGCCGAAGCCGTGTTCATTCTTCCGCCGCCCGAGTTCGATCCCGCGCCGGACTTTCCGGAAGCGCGTGAAGTCATCGACGCGATCGTCGCGGCGGTGGCGCGGGCGAAGCCGCGCAAGATCGTTTGCCTGTCGACGATTGGTGCTCAGGCCGCACAGACCAATTTGCTGACGCAGCGCACGTTGCTGGAAGATGCGCTTCGTCGGCAATCGATTCCTGTCACGTTTCTGCGTCCTGGCTGGTTCATGGAGAACTGCGCATGGGATGTCGACGGCGCGCGTGGCGAGGGCGTCGTGCAGTCGTTCTTGCAACCGCTCGATCGCGCGATTCCGATGGTGGCTACCGATGATATCGGCTTGCTTGCCTCAAAGCTGATGCAGGAAGACTGGGCGGGCGTGCGTGTCGTCGAACTGGAGGGACCGGTGCGCGTGAGTCCGAATGATATCGCTGCGGCGTTCGAGGAGGTGCTTGGCAAGCCGGTACGGATGGAGGCAGTTCCGCGCGGAACATGGCAGGCGCTTTTCGTGAGTCAGGGCATGAGGAACCCGATGCCCCGCATGCGGATGCTCGACGGGTTCAACGAAGGCTGGATCGATTTTGAGAACGGTCGCGCGGAGATCGTCAAGGGGACGACGTTGCTTGTCGATGTGATTCGTAGGCTCGTTACCAAGCCTTAGGCAATATCACTCACGTAAGGAATCAGCGCCGCCTGCCCACGATACACGCCATCGCGATCGAACAACTGCCACACAGTCGCGCGCTCGATCCAGAATCTCTCGCCCGTCTTCCTGACGCGAACGCCACGATAACCATCGACATAACCATCACGCGTCACCTGTTCAAGAAACGCCTGACGTTCGCTGCGTTCGGGCGCTTCGGCGGAGAGCCGCGAGGGCAACGCCGTCAACTCGTTCCACGTATAGCCGAACAACCGTTGCGCGCGCAGGTTGCCATAGACGAAAACGGGATCGGCCTGCGTGTCGTGCGCGAGAATGCCGAAGGGCGCGTCTTCATAAAGCCAGCGCGCGGCTTCGGCGGAACTCATGGTTTGATCGGGAACCAGCGACTTTCCCAGCAAGCGCGTATAGCTTTCGTCGAGAAGCGTGAAGAAGTCGGAATCGGTGGGCTGCATCGTGCAATGAATCGAGTGGACAGAAGGCGATAACCTTACTCGTTTGCTTCGGTTTGTGCACGCTCCAGGTCCGCATGGGCTTCATCTACCTTGCGTTGCCGCTCCGCGATCTTCTTCGCGCTCTTGCCTTCGCTCTTCGCTTTCTGAAGATCGTGCTGACGTTCGTCGAGTTTCTTCTGCGCCGCCGCGACCTTGCGCTGGGCCTCGCTTTTCAGCGATTCATCCGTGCAATTGGCATTCAGACGCGCGAGCGCCGTCTCCAGCCCATCCGCGCGATTCGCATTGCCATGCGCGCGCGCATACGCGATTTCCTGTTCGATCGAACTGCGCTTCGCATCGCATCCTTTCGATTGAGCCGCGCAATAAAGCGGACTTGCGAGCGATACGAGCAGCAATGCCTTGAATGCGAGTTTCATGTATGGCCTCACGAAAAGCGATGCACGACTGGTGAGCCGATACTCTACCGTTTTCTGCCTATACGAGTACGGCTACACTGTCGTCTCACGTGCATCAAGATATTCCGGACATGAATCACGAAACACTGACTCCCGAGGCGCTTCATCACATTGCGCACGGCGCATTGCTCGCAGCGGGTTCCACCGAAGCAACCGCAGAAGCCACCGCGAAAGCGCTCGTCTATGCCGACACACACGGTCTCGCGTCACACGGCGTCGCGCGCCTGCCGATGTACCTCGCGCAATTGCGCAACGGCCGCGTCGATCCGGCCGCGGTACCGCACATCGTGCGCGACAAGGGCGCGGCGTTTCTCGTCGATGCCGCCGATGGTCTCGCGTTCGCCGCCTGCGAACTCGCGATCGCCACAGGCATCGAACGCGCGCGCACGTTCGGCACGGCGGCGGCGAGCATCACGCGCAGTCATCACTTTGGCGCCGGTGCGTATCACCTCGAAGGCGTGGGTGAAGCGGGGCTCGTCGGTCTCGCGTTCAGCAACGCGCCCGGCTCGATGCCCGCATGGGGCGGCTCGCGACCGCTCTTCGGCACGAATCCGATTGCCGCCGTATTCCCCCGCGTGAACGGCAAGCCGCTGATGATCGATCTGTCTTTGTCGCAAGTGGCGCGCGGCAAGATCATGGTCGCCGCGCGCGACGGCAAGCCGATTCCCGAAGGCTGGGCCACCACCGCCGACGGCGAGCCGACCACCGACGCGCATGCCGCGTTGAACGGCATGATGCTGCCCTTCGGCGGCGCGAAGGGCGCGATGCTGGCGTTGATGGTGGAACTGCTCGCGGCGGCGCTTGCGGGCGCGCAGTTCGGCGCGGAAGCGGGATCGTTCCTGACGGCCGAAGGCAGGCGCTCGCGCGTGGGCCATCTGTTCTGGATCATCGATCCGGGCGCGCTCGCGGGCAACGATGCGTATCTCGAACGCATCGAGACGCTGATCGAACTGATGCTCGCCGATGAAGGCGTGCGCTTGCCGGGTTATCGGCGCCATGACGTGGCCGCGCAGTCGGCGCGCGAGGGCATCGAATTGCCCGCGTCGCTCGTCGCGCAACTGCGGGCTTGCGCGGATACGCTCAGGACTTGACGACCTTGCCCGCCTGAAGCACGACTTCGATGCGCTCGCCATTGCCCGACACCGCCTCGATATCCTTCAGCGGATTGCCATCGACGATCAGCACGTCCGCGGTCGCACCCGCCGCGATCGTGCCGAGCTTGCCCTTCATGCCGATGATGTCCGCCGCGATCGTCGTCGCGGAGCGCAGCGCTTCCAGATTGCCGAGCACGTCCGCGCGAATGCGGAATTCGCCGGACTGAAACTCGTGCATCTCGCCGAGCAGGTCCGAGCCGAAACCCATCGGCACGCCGGCGCGCGCGTAGATTTCGAGCGATTCGCGTCCGGCCCGCTGCACCGATGCGACCTTCGCCACGGACTCGGGCGGCAGACCGTATTGCGCGCCATGTTTCGCGAGGGCATCGTAAGTGACGAGCGTCGGCACCACGAACGCGCCGTGTTCGCGCATCAGGCTTGCGGCGGCTTCATCGACGAGATTGCCGTGCTCGATCGTGCGCACACCGCAACGCACCGCGCGCGCGATCGCGCGGCCCGTGTACGCATGGGCCATCACATAGGTGTTCGCAGCTTCGGCTTCCGCGACGATCGCGCGAATCTCGTCTTCCGAGTATTGCGTGTTGTTGATCGGATCAGTCGGCGAAGCGACACCGCCCGACGCCATGATCTTGATCTGCGTCGCACCCTTCTGGATTTCCTCGCGCACGGCGAGACGCACGGCATCGACGCCATCGACCACGCGCGCGATCGCACCGGCGCGAAAGCAACATGAGCACGGTTCCAGCAGATCGTTGCGCGGCCGGAAATCGCCGTGACCGCCCGTTTGCGACAGCGCCTTGCCCGAAGGGAAAATGCGCGGCCCCGGCACGAGGCCGGTTTCGACCGCCTGCATCAGCGCCCAGTCGGCGCCGCCCGCGTCACGCACGCTCGTAAAGCCGCGCGAAAGCATCGCCGCGAGTATCGGCAGCGAGCGAATGGCCGCGAGAATGTTCGGTTGCGCGGCGTTCGCACCGAGATTCGCATTGGATGCGAGCACGTGAACGTGACAGTCGATGAAGCCGGGCATCACGGTCTTGCCCTTCGCATCGATCACGCGCGCGTTCGGCAGATCGACGGGACGGTCCGTCACTTCGACGATGCGCTCGTTCTCGATCACGACATGATAATTCGCGAGCAATTCGCCACGCTCGAGATCGAGCACGTTGCCGCCCTGGATGACGATGGTTGTCATTGCATTGACCTCGTTGTCTGGTTCAGACGCGCTTCGTGGCGTTCTTGATGAAGCGCGTGCCCGCGAAGCTGATCGCCGCGGCGATCATCACGTAGATCGCGGGCGCCATGTTGCTGCCGGTCTTCGCGATGAGCCAGGTGATGAGGAAGGGCGCGAAACCGCCGAAGATCGTCACGGCGAAGTTGTACGCGACGGACAGGCCGGTCGACAGAACTTTGGTCGGGAACAGCTCGGCGAACGCGGCGAGAATCGGGCCGGTGTAAGCCGCGATCAGCACGCCGAACACCGCCTGAAACACGAGCAGCGAGGCGAGGCCGGGCGCGGCGTTGATCCACGCGAACATCGGCCAGGCGAGCACGAGGATCGCGAGCGCGGCGCCGGAGAGGAAGGGGCGACGGCCGTAGCGGTCGGCGAGCGTGCCGATCACCGGCGAGAAGCACATGATCATGAGGCCGCCCATCATGCCGGCGACGAGGCCCGTCGATTGCGGCAGATGCAGCGTGCGCACGGAGTACGTCGGCATGTAGAAGAGCAGCACGTAGGTGCAGACGGTCCAGAGAATCACCATCGAAAAGCTCGCAAAGGTTTCGCGCGGGAAGTTCGACAGCACTTCGGCGAGCGGCGACTTCGCCTTCGCTTCGTCGCTGACGGCGGCGAAGGCGGGCGTTTCGTCGATGTGGCTGCGGATGTAGTAACCGACCGGACCGACGATGATCCCGAGCAGGAACGGCACGCGCCAGCCCCAGCTATTGAGCGCGGCGGCGTCGAGCGACGAGGTCACGAACGCGCCCGTCGCGGCGCCGAGCAGCACGGCAAAGCCGATGCTCGACTGAATCCAGCTCGAATAGAACGCGCGCTTTTCGGGCGGCGCGTACTCGGTGAGAAAGGCCGTGGCGCCGCCCATTTCTCCACCTGCGGAAAAGCCCTGCAACAGCCGCGCGACGACGATGACGAGCGGCGCGAAAATGCCCGCTTGTTCGAACGTCGGCGCGATGCCGATGAGCGCGGTGCCGAACGCCATCAGCAGGATCGTGAGAGAAAGCGCGGCCTTGCGTCCGACCTTGTCGGCATAGATGCCGAGCACGATGCCGCCCACGGGCCGCATGAAAAAGCCGACACCGAAGGTCGCAACCGTGAGCAGCACCGAGGTCAGCTCGTTGCCGGTGGGAAAGAACAGCTTCGCGATAGTGACCGCGAAGAAGCTATAGACGGTGAAGTCGAACCATTCGAGCCCGTTGCCGAGCACCGTTGCGACGATGGCGCGCCGCCGCTGCGTCCCGAGAGCGGGCGCGTGCGGCGTGGCGGGTGACAGTGTTCCTTGCATCGGACGATCCTCCTCCAGAAATAAGTCTCCCTTGCATGACGACATGCTAAGTACGGGGAGATTTGTTTCTGAAACGAAAGATTCGCATGCATGCATGCGCTGGACGCATGCGAACGGATCATGCCGCCTGTTCGAAGAGCCAGCGCGTGAAGATGCGCGCGGCCTGATTCTGCGCACGGTCGCTCGGCGTGATGACGTAGTAGCCGCCGCCATGGCTCGCCGACTCGCGCGTCACGCGCACGAGCAGTCCTTCGTCGATGCATGGATCGATCATGTGTTTCCAGCCGAGCGCGACGCCCTGGCCGAGTATCGCCATCTGCACGAGTTGCGGATAGTGATTGATCGTGATCGTGCGCGGCGACTTCGGCATGTCCAGGCCATTTTGGCGAAAGAGCTCGGACCACGACATCCACTGCCGCTGGCCGTCTTCGAGCACGAGCAGCGTTTCGTGCGCGAGATCCGCGAGGCTCAGCGAGCGGCCCGCGAGATATGCGGGCGCGCAAACGGGAAAGACTTCTTCGTCATACAGACGCCGCGCGCTGAAATGCGAGGCGAGTTCCTGGCGCACGTAGTAGACGCCGACATCGAACTCGGCGGCTGTCATCGTCGCGAGGCCATCGCGCACGATGAGTCGAAGGTTCACGTTCGGATGCGCGGCGCGAAAGCGCGGCAATTGCGGCGTGAGCCACAACACGGCCACTCCCGACGAGCACGCGATCGTGAGCGCCATGTCGCCGTGATGCTTCATCACGTCGTGCGTGGCTTCGGCGCAATGCGCGAGAATCGTCTGCACCTGGCTCGCATACTGCTCGCCCGCGAGCGTGAGTCGCAAGGCGCGATGCTCGCGCACGAACAGCGAACGGCCGAGAAACTCCTCGAGTTGCTGGATCTGGCGGCTGATCGCGCTTTGCGTGAGATGCAGTTCGGTGGCGGCCTTCGTGAAGCTCGCATGACGCACGGCAGCTTCGAAGGCGATGAGACATTGCAGCGGAGGAAGCGGGGCGATTCGCATGGTCGGTCGTGAAGGAGAATCGTGCAACGCGCCGACCATACGAGGAATGCGCAGAGTTTGCAAGCGTTCAGCGTGCGAAGCGCTTGCGTCTGCGCAACGACGTCATCACACGGATTTCACTTCGCCGCCGTCCATTCTCAGCGTGCTGCCCGTCATCCATTTCGCGGCGGGCGAGACGAGAAACGCCATCAACTCGGCGATCTCTTCCGGGTTGCCGTAACGCGCGATGCCGGCTTCAGCGGGAAAGCGCGCGGTCGCTTCCTCGACGCTCATGTCGTGCAGCGGCGCCCAATGTTCGAGATACGAGCGGCGTCGTCCCGTCATCACGGGACCGGGCAACACGCTATTCACTTGCACGCCGTCCGCGATGCCGCGATCGGAAAACGCCTTCGCCAACGCGACAATTGCCGCGTTGATCGTCCCGACCGCCGCATACGGCGCCTTGGGAAACAGCGCTGAATTGCCCGACATCAACACGACCGATCCCGATGTCTCCTTCAACGAGGGCCACGCTGCGACGGTCAGCCGCCGCGCGCCATGCAGCTTCAGCGCGAGTCCGGCGTCCCATTGTTCGTCGGTCATGTCGAACAGATCGATTTGCGGCACCGCGCCCGCGATATTGAGCAGCGCGTCGACGCGACCGAACGCGGCGAGCGCTCGATCGACGACCTCCTGCGCGGCTTCGGGCAGCGCCAGATCGATATCGATCGCGAGCGTGCCGGCGCCCGCTTGTTCCGCCATTCGCGCGGTTTCATCGAGATTCTCGCGATTGCGCGCGACGAGCACGAGCGAATCGAAATCGCGCGCCAGACGGATCGCGGTCGAACGGCCGATGCCCTGACTCGCACCCGTGACGATAGCTACTTTCTTGGACATATCCTTTCTCCCGTTTTCAGTGAACGACGACCATCTTTCCGTTTGCTTCATTCGCTTCCATCACGCGATGCGCTTCGCGAATGTCATCGAAGGAAAATACGCGTGACGGCTTCGCGTCGAAGCGGCCCGCGGCGATGTCTGCCGCGATCGCTTGCAAAGGCACATCCGACAGCGGAAAGCCTGGCGTACCGAATACGAAACTGCCGAAGAAGGTCAAATGCACGCCGCTCGACATCTGCAAAAGCGGATTGAAATCCGCGATCGGCGCGAGGCCGCCGAGCCAGCCCGCGAGACACGCGCGGCCGCCGCGACGCAGCATCGCGAGTGAATCGAGAATCGTGCTGTTGCCGACGAGATCGAGCACAGCATCGATCTCCTTCGCTTCCGCGATGCGCTTGCTGAGGTCCGGTCCTTCGAGTTCGACGCGCGATACACCCAGCGCTTCGAGCTTCGCGAAGCGCGCGCGATTGCGCGTCGTCGCGATGACCTTCGCGCCCGCGTTCACCGCGAGATTCACGGCCGCCTGACCGAACGACGACGTCGCGCCGCGAATCACGATCGTTTGGCCTTGCTCGAGTTCGAGGTTGCGAAACAGGCACGTCCATGCCGTCGCATAGGTTTCGGGAATCGCGGCAAGCTCGGCCCACGGCAAGTCCGATTCGATCAGCGCCACGTTCGACACCGGCGCGCGCGTGAACTGCGCATAACTTCCGTTGATGGTGCGCCCGAGCCCGCCCATCAGCGCGGCCACTTTCGCGCCGACCGGAAACTCGCCGCCCGGACACGACTTCACGATGCCCACGCATTCGATGCCGCTGACTTTCGCGGCTTCGGCCCATTCGCCGCGCCGCATGTGCATCTCGGCGTGGTTGATGCCGAACGCCTTGATCTCGATGACGACATGGCCGGCCAGCGGTTCCGGCTCCGGAATCTCCGCATGGACGAGGCTGTCGAGACCGCCGAACTTTTCGAGGACGATTGCACGCATGATGTTCTCCTTGGATGGATTCGCGTTTCAGTGAGCGAGGAATTCGGTGATGGCCGCCGCGATCTGCGCCGCGTGCGTTTCGAGCGCGAAGTGGCCCGTGTCGAAGAAGCGCACGTCCGCATTCGGGATATCGCGCTTGAAAGCTTCCGCGCCCGGCGGCAGGAAGAACGGATCGTGCTTGCCCCACACGGCGAGCAACTTCGGTTGATGCTCGCGGAAATAAGCCTGGAATGCCGGATACAGCGCGACGTTGTTGCGATAGTCGTAGAACAGATCGAGCTGCACGTCATGCGCGCCCGGACGGTTCAGGTAGTAGTCGTCGAGCGCATAGCCATCGGGTGAAATCGCGGATACGTCGGGCACGCCGTGCGTGTATTGCCACTTCGTCGTGTCTTTCGTGAGGAACGCACGCAATGCGTCGCGGTT includes:
- the pcaB gene encoding 3-carboxy-cis,cis-muconate cycloisomerase, which produces MTSSVPPLASTVFDSVLFRDAFGTAKMRALFADHALVQRYLDVEVALAKAEARAGVIPAEAAEVIARESKIERIDFDHMREETDIVGYPILPLVHQMVKMCGDAGRYVHWGATTQDIMDTAVALQVRNALDSIDGDIRELRAILANLAKKHRDTPMAGRTHLQQALPVTFGYKVAIWLAMFDRHQERIAQMRERVAVVEFGGAAGTLASLGETGFAVQKALAEELKLGVPATTWHVARDGFAEAVNLLALVTGSLGKIAIDIMIMASTEFAEVYEPFVKGRGASSTMPQKRNPISSELMLAAAKAVRQHAGLMVDAMIQDFERATGPWHAEWIAIPESFILTSGALHQAKFALGGLIVDEARMKHNLGISRGLIVAEAVMMGMAPYTGRQQAHDIVYDACRTVNEHGGTLAEALAALPEVTKHFDRAAIDRMTDPANYLGLAPQMVDRAIALSSEI
- a CDS encoding GntR family transcriptional regulator → MNRPHFAEIARELTEGIASGRFPVGSYLPTELELRDHYQTSRHTVRAALHELQQMGLVSRRKNAGTRVESMQPRNDFRPSLASVDDLVQFGSEHLRLVQSTQQIEATAKLAKTLRCAQGAPWLRVSSLRIDGDKDSPPVGWTDVYIDPEYEDIAQAAKENPDTLISSLIETRYGRSIDEIQQDVRAITVTAEMAKRLRVDAGTAALEIVRRYLDATGATFEVSVTVHPAERFSVSMRLKRSQG
- a CDS encoding NmrA family NAD(P)-binding protein, whose amino-acid sequence is MYVITGITGQVGGALANALLEAGKPVRAVVRDEQKGAAWSARGCDVALADMTDADSLAHAFEGAEAVFILPPPEFDPAPDFPEAREVIDAIVAAVARAKPRKIVCLSTIGAQAAQTNLLTQRTLLEDALRRQSIPVTFLRPGWFMENCAWDVDGARGEGVVQSFLQPLDRAIPMVATDDIGLLASKLMQEDWAGVRVVELEGPVRVSPNDIAAAFEEVLGKPVRMEAVPRGTWQALFVSQGMRNPMPRMRMLDGFNEGWIDFENGRAEIVKGTTLLVDVIRRLVTKP
- a CDS encoding MEKHLA domain-containing protein produces the protein MQPTDSDFFTLLDESYTRLLGKSLVPDQTMSSAEAARWLYEDAPFGILAHDTQADPVFVYGNLRAQRLFGYTWNELTALPSRLSAEAPERSERQAFLEQVTRDGYVDGYRGVRVRKTGERFWIERATVWQLFDRDGVYRGQAALIPYVSDIA
- a CDS encoding DUF1090 domain-containing protein, which codes for MKLAFKALLLVSLASPLYCAAQSKGCDAKRSSIEQEIAYARAHGNANRADGLETALARLNANCTDESLKSEAQRKVAAAQKKLDERQHDLQKAKSEGKSAKKIAERQRKVDEAHADLERAQTEANE
- a CDS encoding Ldh family oxidoreductase; this encodes MNHETLTPEALHHIAHGALLAAGSTEATAEATAKALVYADTHGLASHGVARLPMYLAQLRNGRVDPAAVPHIVRDKGAAFLVDAADGLAFAACELAIATGIERARTFGTAAASITRSHHFGAGAYHLEGVGEAGLVGLAFSNAPGSMPAWGGSRPLFGTNPIAAVFPRVNGKPLMIDLSLSQVARGKIMVAARDGKPIPEGWATTADGEPTTDAHAALNGMMLPFGGAKGAMLALMVELLAAALAGAQFGAEAGSFLTAEGRRSRVGHLFWIIDPGALAGNDAYLERIETLIELMLADEGVRLPGYRRHDVAAQSAREGIELPASLVAQLRACADTLRT
- a CDS encoding amidohydrolase family protein: MTTIVIQGGNVLDLERGELLANYHVVIENERIVEVTDRPVDLPNARVIDAKGKTVMPGFIDCHVHVLASNANLGANAAQPNILAAIRSLPILAAMLSRGFTSVRDAGGADWALMQAVETGLVPGPRIFPSGKALSQTGGHGDFRPRNDLLEPCSCCFRAGAIARVVDGVDAVRLAVREEIQKGATQIKIMASGGVASPTDPINNTQYSEDEIRAIVAEAEAANTYVMAHAYTGRAIARAVRCGVRTIEHGNLVDEAAASLMREHGAFVVPTLVTYDALAKHGAQYGLPPESVAKVASVQRAGRESLEIYARAGVPMGFGSDLLGEMHEFQSGEFRIRADVLGNLEALRSATTIAADIIGMKGKLGTIAAGATADVLIVDGNPLKDIEAVSGNGERIEVVLQAGKVVKS
- a CDS encoding MFS transporter translates to MQGTLSPATPHAPALGTQRRRAIVATVLGNGLEWFDFTVYSFFAVTIAKLFFPTGNELTSVLLTVATFGVGFFMRPVGGIVLGIYADKVGRKAALSLTILLMAFGTALIGIAPTFEQAGIFAPLVIVVARLLQGFSAGGEMGGATAFLTEYAPPEKRAFYSSWIQSSIGFAVLLGAATGAFVTSSLDAAALNSWGWRVPFLLGIIVGPVGYYIRSHIDETPAFAAVSDEAKAKSPLAEVLSNFPRETFASFSMVILWTVCTYVLLFYMPTYSVRTLHLPQSTGLVAGMMGGLMIMCFSPVIGTLADRYGRRPFLSGAALAILVLAWPMFAWINAAPGLASLLVFQAVFGVLIAAYTGPILAAFAELFPTKVLSTGLSVAYNFAVTIFGGFAPFLITWLIAKTGSNMAPAIYVMIAAAISFAGTRFIKNATKRV
- a CDS encoding LysR substrate-binding domain-containing protein produces the protein MRIAPLPPLQCLIAFEAAVRHASFTKAATELHLTQSAISRQIQQLEEFLGRSLFVREHRALRLTLAGEQYASQVQTILAHCAEATHDVMKHHGDMALTIACSSGVAVLWLTPQLPRFRAAHPNVNLRLIVRDGLATMTAAEFDVGVYYVRQELASHFSARRLYDEEVFPVCAPAYLAGRSLSLADLAHETLLVLEDGQRQWMSWSELFRQNGLDMPKSPRTITINHYPQLVQMAILGQGVALGWKHMIDPCIDEGLLVRVTRESASHGGGYYVITPSDRAQNQAARIFTRWLFEQAA
- a CDS encoding SDR family oxidoreductase yields the protein MSKKVAIVTGASQGIGRSTAIRLARDFDSLVLVARNRENLDETARMAEQAGAGTLAIDIDLALPEAAQEVVDRALAAFGRVDALLNIAGAVPQIDLFDMTDEQWDAGLALKLHGARRLTVAAWPSLKETSGSVVLMSGNSALFPKAPYAAVGTINAAIVALAKAFSDRGIADGVQVNSVLPGPVMTGRRRSYLEHWAPLHDMSVEEATARFPAEAGIARYGNPEEIAELMAFLVSPAAKWMTGSTLRMDGGEVKSV
- a CDS encoding zinc-binding alcohol dehydrogenase family protein produces the protein MRAIVLEKFGGLDSLVHAEIPEPEPLAGHVVIEIKAFGINHAEMHMRRGEWAEAAKVSGIECVGIVKSCPGGEFPVGAKVAALMGGLGRTINGSYAQFTRAPVSNVALIESDLPWAELAAIPETYATAWTCLFRNLELEQGQTIVIRGATSSFGQAAVNLAVNAGAKVIATTRNRARFAKLEALGVSRVELEGPDLSKRIAEAKEIDAVLDLVGNSTILDSLAMLRRGGRACLAGWLGGLAPIADFNPLLQMSSGVHLTFFGSFVFGTPGFPLSDVPLQAIAADIAAGRFDAKPSRVFSFDDIREAHRVMEANEANGKMVVVH